The DNA segment atatattggaatccttttttttcagtttatttcaaataatattaaaccCTTCTAGTATAGTGTTGAAATTCCATTATTATCCTTGCCCCGAACAAAACCATCCCTCCGCCCCCCTCATACGCGCATACAAGAGGCAAAATTTTTTTCGTATACACattgttatattttatcttcaaaaaatctaatataAGATCACTACATCTGCTTACaaactttaatatattctaatAACTATTCAGCTCCCCCCCCTCACattcaaaaagaaataaaataaaaaataatacacCAATTTTACTACCAAGTTAATAACTgttcttttatttattttttgacaCAATGAATACTTCTACAACTGCTTCGACTGCTGCCAATCCAAGCACAAGCAATAATGCAAACTCAGCATCAGCTTCAGGCTCTTCCAAGGGAAATCCATCCTCAAATGATATCTCAGCAAGTAATTCAAAATCCATGAGTAATCGATCAAGTATGGTTCAACATCATCCTCACCAGCATATCAAGAAAAACAGTTTACGAGATTATACAGATAgcataattaatataaacatCAACAAAAATGGCTGTGTGACTCCAACTATTAACGTAGAAAGAGAAATGGAAACTGAAGATGATAACTCTACTGGGGCCATAACGAATAAGAGAATTTCCGCTACAATCAATGCcgacaacaacaaaatcaacatgagcaacaacaacaataataacgaTAACACTCGCTCTGATACAAGCAATGCCATGAGCGTGAGTGGCAATATTACGGtcaataatagtaattCATCTTCGTCTTTCTTCAAACCATTTGACCCTCAAACCGGccaatttattaataattcagaGGACGTAAACATAAGTGATAGTGATATTGACATGTCCAACGAAGACCATGAAGATGATGCTTACGATAATAAACTTGTTCAGACAAGTGATGCTAATGACAATGTCGATATCGAAATAGAACTAGACGACGACGTTAATTCAAGGACGAACCAGGATATAAGAATAAACCCAGAGGATAACGTCGGAAGTGcagataatgaaaaaaacaCAATCAAAGGAGTGACAACAATCGCTGAATCAGAGAATGAGAGTGAACAACTGTTATTggatattaaaaaaattagcaataacaataaatttagatCACAATCATTACCAATCACATTGCATTCTTCTTTAAGAAGACTCCCCACTTTTGTAACATCTCATCCACAAAGTAAAAGCATCCCTGCCTCAACAGATCCATCCAGTTTGAATGATAATAGTGTAGAAAGCAGCAATCTTAATAGGTTCAATCAAGCTCAAAATCACTCATCTCTTCAAGGAGGAGGAGGagtaaataaaagaaaatacaaCAGATCCTATCGGTCAATATTAAGAGCTACTAACAAACCTGCACAAACATCACATCCATCTCTATTGTTCAAAAAATCATCGCCAGATGCCACTGACTCCTCCTCTTTTGTGTCGTCGTCATCCCCACATTTACCAACTTTTCAAACcaattcatcaaaaattaatatacaAAATGATATCCCttcaaatacaaaaaattcattattcttCAAAACTAACAATTCTCATAACCACAAATTGATTTCATACAGCAATTTAGACAATTTAACTTTGGAAGAAAGAATAGACTACATTAAATCTACATCTGGTCCACTACCGTTGCCTCCAATCAACCTACAATGtttgaaagaaattgatCTACAAGAAATTGTGAAAAACCCTCAACTGAGGCATGATATCGTCTTTGATCCTCTATTACAATTTAGACCAAATTTGGATGGTGAGAGAGGTTTCAAAAAGACACAACTTGCAGACAAGTACTGGAAGGATGTTGAAAACGAATTGTACGTCTATATGAGAAGACCAGAGGTTTTTGATTACAACAAGACACACCTAGTTCCATTATTCGACACATTGAGAGACGTTCTACTGACCACTGTACCTCAAAAAGAATCTGACATGATTAATGGAATTTTGGACACTGAATTGACTGTTCAAGAGTTAATTAAGGGATCATTACAATTGTCTAATTTCTCGGATTGGCTAgcagaattattaaaacatCATTGTGCACCAATGAGAGATCCATGGGTTGACAAAATGAATAccaaattcaaagaatctgaagaagaagcatCATTGCCAAAATTAATAGAGGCTTTGAAGTTAgttttccaaattttaGAAGCAATGAAATTAGATATCGCAAATCATCAAATTAGAATCTTGAGACCTGCATTATTAAGCAATGCCatagaatttgaaaaacaatACTTCCATCCTTTGATGAactcaaataaaattgacTTTAAATCGTCCCTAAACTGGTTCAACAGCAAAGTTAAAGAGAGTGAAGCTGAAAATTCGATTAAGAAAGATCAACTTACAGTCCAGGAGAACTATAGGCTATGTATTAGATCTATTATTAGTTTGTTATCTTGTCGTAAAATGGTGAGAAATTACCCAACTACCTTGGTTTTTGACCATACAAGGCTAATATTACTAAGAGCAGATCTTCGTCAAGTTGtttgtttattaatttgCAGATTACTGTTTCAACAATTAGTTGCTAGTGACACTACAATTTCACCAAAAAGTAAAGAATAcattaataaagaataCCCAGTAAACAAATTAAAGAGTGATATTTTAAGTATTATTAGTGACGAACACGGTAACTGTAGATGGACTAAAAACATAATGTCTATTTCTATCCATTTCTGTAAGGTTATTAATGATCTAAACGTCCGTTTTATAAATACTCAAACTCAAAATTCTGATTCTAAAATATCTGGTGATGACAATGTATCAACTACGACTAATGTTAACAAATTACCAACACTAgatcaaaataaaatcaattttgCCAAGTCCTGGTTATCCAAACAAACACAACCCTTAAGTGAAGTATATGGAGTGCTCGAAAGAAGAGTTTTTACTGCATTAGAAAATACAATATACGAGAATGCAGGTTGTACTTTGGATGGTAGAGTTAAACAagattttatcaatttttgtaatacaaatacaactaatgataaaaaaattacttCTACAACACCAaatcaacaacaaaaattgTCGGTTGCTGCAAATACTCATAACAAGAAACATTTACTGGCTGTTACAGAAATTTCAGAACTGGAAAATAGTTATTACCACTTATATTCGATTGTAAACTTCCATTGGTCAGTATTTGGTAATTATTACATTGAATCATCAAACAATACAATGAAATCAGCAGccaatttatcaaaaattaaataaatttgtaatttttaaagttctcttatattttttttttctataaaaatatttctagtTTCGAAGAATATCATTtagaataataaatatgaacATTAtcacttttttttttccgTTAATCGTCTCTATCTAAGTATTGTTTACTTCAATCGTGTTCAATATTCAACTTTACTTGAAATTCATATCTTattgatgatgattattattagtattattTACTAGTATTAGGCGATTTTAATATTCGTCATTTGAACAAGTATTAAATTGGCAGAGAAATGGCGCACCCAATACAATTACCAGGAAAGgaataaaaagaaaaaagaatatgTCTCTATCGCTATACTACCTTTTCACtgaaagaaataaaaaataaaaagaaatacgACCAAATCGAGAAATGTTGAGCCCTCTAatagaaattttcacctataaataaatttgtatAACCCACAAAAATGGAAATATCcgtttttcttttttaaaaggAATCTGATCTTACTGTTTTATAATACAGCGGAAGTGcaaaaacaacaaagaAACAACATTTCGTGAAGCAACAGATTTGAATCATTGAagttaaattcaaataatgatttttttgcaataataaatattcagtGAAGACAAACAAATATTCATATCTATGTTataaaaaagttaaatCTAGTTCTTACCATTCTATAAAAATTATGTGACTTGATCGTAAAAAAATCTCATCTCGTTAATCTTATAATACCTGCTTCAAAAACACCCAATAGGCTAagttcaaaatatttaaactGCATTTTAGAAGCTAcgttaaaatataaaacaaaatatattattaataaaatataaaggtTATTGATCCggtataaaaatattatttccttaaaatattccaaaaaaCATCATTTCTTTCTATTTTATATCCATTCTTGTTATCTATTCTACAGTGCATTTTCTTTTGGGATATATCATATGCCAGTTATCACGAACGATCGTTCACCTTTGGACGATCTAGGAAATGGCCATTTCAATAAgaatgatttaattaaggataaatcttttaagaataataatatgatTGCAGCACAGAGCCTCTACAGCAATGCAAACGTTAGTTTAATGTCATTTGACACAATTGCGACTACGGAAAGACTATTGGACAAGTTAGATCTTAGtgttgatgatgaagaaatcTTACAACAAGCATTGATAGAGGAAGAAACAAAGAGAAACCAATCTTTTAAGGAATTCAATGCAAAAGGTTCTGTTCCAGcttcaaaatttcaatctTTACGTGACGTTAAGAAGATACCAGATCAAACAGTGAAaccaattgaaaataataatttggaAGAATTAAGTAACATtaaattgaagaataatGGTACAGTCACCTCTATTCAACAACATTCCATCTCCAATAATCGCTATTCTTATTTTgtagaagaagaatcagATTCTGAAGATACAGAATTAAATGATTACAATCTTCTACAAACTATtcatattaataaaaacaacGATACTAACATTACTAATACTACCAATAATAACAAACTTCTTCATAACAATAACCATTTTCAGAATAATATAAGGAATAACTATAATCGAAGTGATTTTAATACCAATTTTAATGCcaataacaacaacaacaattttaataatcattcttttcaaattcaagataaaaaatttagtCAAAATAAAAGGCAACCATTCCAAGATTCACATAATTTCCCAAGGAATCCTTCTCCAGGACTTTATTTACCTAATCATAGCATGTCAGCGATGACAAATAATAGAAATCACTACcaacaatttaataatgcTCAAAACATTCCAGGTCAACGTGAAAAAGTCAGGAAtgtaattaattttgaaaaatatagagTACAAAACAATATTCAATCTCATCAAGGACATAACTTACCAAAATCAAGAAGTGTACATAATCAATctacaaataataattttccATCCACACAAGCTTTGCATAATTTACAACAAAATACTAAACCATTtcatatattcaataaaaataccGACCCTGTAATACGGCCTAATAAGATCTCAAATACGAGTAGTCAGAAAACTCAAAGAAGCCAAagttttgaattaaatacAAGTGAGGCACTAACAAAACCAATTTCTCATTCATCAGCCGATACCATTCCTACAACACCTTCAAAAAATCAGACCAATAATAACTCTATTTTATTCTCAACTGAAACTTCTGCATCtgtaaataaatcatcaCCAGCAGCCACGTCATTAAAACTATCATCTCATTCAACATATAGTGACACTGAACCTGATTTTAAAACCCATAAGAAGAAATCATCATTctcattgaaaaatatatttagatCCCCAAAAGCAAACAAAGATAAAAGAGCATCGTCCGAATTGTCTGAAGAGAATACTGTCCTTCCACTTAATAGAGAATTTCTTATAGACCAAGGAGATACAAGTATCTCTTCACctgataaaaaaaataaattccaATTCGGAGGTCCTTTGCATATGCCCAAAAATTTAAGGTTGAATAAGGGAAatcataaaaataaagaaggTTATTCTCAACATGCTCGTTCATTTTCAGATTACGCAGATACTAATTTAGGAAGAAAACATTTCGAAAACTCTGTTAGCAAAGTTCAAAGTAACTCTGATGtctataataaaaatggaaacGATATTAGATATTTTGCTAATCCTGAAAGAAAGATGTCTATGGAGGAACAACATTTAATCGTAGATTTAAGTActactaataataaacaaagTCAATCACTTaaagtaaataataatgttacGAGTAATAGTGAAACCCAATCCAATGTAATCGATAACGcattaaaattaagaaatgaAGGTAAGGTAGAAGAATCTACAGAAGTATTGAGATTAGCATGTTTTGAAAGCAATTTAACTGCTTTTTTACTTTATGGTTTAGCATTAAGAAACGGCTACGGTGTAACAGtaaattataaacaatCATTGCATTATATTAAAGAAGCTACTGgaattttatcttttgaaGAACAAGTATTTGAAGTAGACATTGATCCGATTAAATTGGAGAGGGAATCAAGTGTTCCAGATAAAATTCAAGAGCCTCAAGTTCCAGCTTTGTACGAATACGGAATTGCATATTTGAAAGGATATGGTTTTGATGAACCAAATGAACAACTAGGGTTAAAATGTTTAGGAAAAGCAGCTTCTCTGGGACATGTCGATTCTATGTGCATATGTGGTACCATCTGGTCCAGATCTTCATATACTAGGAAAAGAGATCTCGTCAAGGCAGCTGCCTGGTTCAGAATTGCAAAAAGCAAAGGTGTTGACTTAGTAGGCTCCGATTGGATTTATAAGGATAAATACAAAGAACCTTCAAGTATCTGAGCTTCCTTAGATTTACCACTAGACTTATAAGATACAAATAGGTATATACAGACACATAGATATGTAAACATAAAGTTACActatattaaattacaGAATTCTATCATATATATCCATTGTAACGTCAAGGAACAAAAGTAGTTCGTTGGGCTTTTATTAACAACTGTCATTATAATCTAAGGAAATACCTAAATAATGTACATTTATAATACTGTTACATGTACTCGATACCTTTTTCTGAAATAGTATATGctaattctttatttgtCGTGTAGGTAGAAAAGacaattttcattatccTCTTTACTTGCCAAAATGCAGATGGGTCGTTCCCTTTGTACAAGTGTGCTTCACCTCTAGTTACTAGTAACGATGCTTTATatgattttttcaataatattcgAGTTGAAACATGATTAGCCCAAGACAATCCTAAGTTTGGCGTGTGTGTGTCAACTTTCCtttttactattttattatttttcgGTGCATTGAAACTTTTTGAAATTCCTTCCTCTACATTTTGTAAACCCTCTTTGTTGTTATTACTAGCCTTACTAGATTTCTTATcgttatttataaattcttGTTTCACTCTTATACCATTTATTTCCATGgctttatttatttccCTTTCTACCAACATATAATCGTCATCATCAGATAAAATTGCACTATCTtccaaattatttttattattaacatttgATTCGCTTAGTTTTTGTCTGTAAACTATACTTGAATCTTTCCATCCAACAATCCATCCCATTTGATAATCATAGTCACTAATTTCATGAGAAAAAGAATCGGTAGACGTGAGAAGTATTTTGTCACTGACTTGATTTGCTACTACTATTGCTactgaatattttttagccaaaaataataagtGTTCAGCGAGTTCATTGATATAATGTCTATTTGCATGAGATTCTTTGAAAGAACTACTTTGTAACTCAACTCTCATATGATGAGAGATAGAATCTATAATAAGTAGATTAATATCCTTATTTTGTTCAAGTAATACTGGCAATTGGACTTTAATGATATGCTCTTGGGTCATTAAATCATTACAACCAAcagtaaatatattacttTGTGAcacattattattagaaaattcaGGCCttgatgttattatttcttttaatctTTCAGTAGGTAAATCGCCTTCTGTCGTTATGTACACACTTTTACCATTTAAACCACCAAGTGAGAGAGGAAGCTGGACACTTAAAGATAATAACATTAGAAATTGAGATTTACCAGTAGAACTCTCACCAAATATTTCTGTTATACcatgtgtatatataccACCACCAAGAAGATTATCAATTTCCACATCGCCTGTTGTAAAGGAAACTGGTTTGCTAAGTTCAGTAAGTAAAACTGgtttatctttttcttcattttgtTGTTCCAATTCTCTGATAAGGATTTGTTTAAATTTCACCACTTCATTGATTGACCGTTTCAATACTCTTGATAAATCATTAGGATTcaacattaaaaattcCATAACCGTGACATTATTCTGTGCAGAGGCTTCAAGTATGAGAGTGAACTCTGGGAGATATAATAGTTCACTATTAGGTAACTCATCATATAAGtccatttcttttttgataGCCTGATTTGCGATGATTAAACAATATAGAGACCAAAATTAGCAGAGTATTGactttatttcttttattcttatatatattctaataGCATTGTCAAATTATCTGTGCTTCAAATTTATCTCAAGATGTCATCGGCGCGTAAAGTACAACATACATAAGTAAGATTCATAGAACTATAAGTTTGGCAAAAATGTGAAACTAGTAGTTCCCGATATTTAAAGTTAATATCGTCAGCTGTTAGAATTAGTTTAGATAGTTCTATTAGgtaattgaattttgaaatatgccattttttatttacttttGCGTACATATAGTATACTATTTACAGTTATTTTCTTAGCTTGTAATATTTCTAGGACTACGATGCGagataatgaattgaaatgATACTCAAAAGCATTCATGCTGTATTCCTATTGTAGTTCAAtgttataatttattatctttaattcagtggtttatttttttctcgATAGAATGgaatttgttaaaaattctaATGCAGCTCTGGAATCAGAATTTGGTAATGCGGTTCTTAAGTTTGATAATGCCATATCTCTATACTTCTCAGCTAACTTCCTTGTTTGTTCTACACCATTGTACTTTTTAACAGCTTCTACGGCAACCTGAACATCTGATTTCTCGGAAAAGTTTCTTAGAATCAATGGTCCTAATGACTTATCTTCTTTCCATGCATATAACACGGGTGCTGTTGCAATGCCTAAGCTTAAATCTGCGCCAGATGGTTTCCCTAAAGCCTTTTTTGAAACAGTAAAATCCAACATATCGTCAACTAATTGGAAACAAATACCAATATTTTTACCAAATTCAAAGCATTCATCAACAACCTTTTTATCAACACCAGACAGAATAGCTGCTGATCTACATGCCATCGAAATTAAAGAGGCAGTTTTAAGATACGTTTTatgcaaataataatcaaatgCTGTGTCTATAACCTCTTCATGGCTAACCTTTTCTGATGGATTAATTGAAACTCTATAATCATGAACTTTATTTTGCAAGTTCTTTGATTCTGGCGGAATATTTTTGCTTACATCACCATAATTAATTGtagttaaatttttatcaactgatgtatttttcaattgcatAAATTCACCTTCAACTAAATTTGCAATACTATTTGACATCAATTCAACCACTTCAGGATTTCTTAATCGAGAAATTGAAACCGTTGCTCTACCTAATAAAAAGTCACCAGCTAAAACTGCCATTTTATTAGTAAATGCCTTATTTCCGCTGTCTTTACCTCTTCTTGTATCGGAATGATCAATCACATCATCATGCAAAAGAGAAGCAGTATGAATCATTTCTACAATTTCAGCTAATCTTCTTTGTTTTGGTAAAATACCATTTTCGACGTCGAATGATGATTGTGGTAAGGGTTCAGGACCTCTGGTTAAAGGATTAACAGGTTTAATTCCATGTAAAATATGTAAAGGAGAAAAACTTGAAATTGGATTTTCTAgtaatattgatttattacCACTGTTTTTATGTGTTAAATTTTCTggtaattttgaataaactGGATCATCTGGTATATCTGCTGAGTCTAATCTTAATggatttcttttttcaattggGATTTTAGATAAACCTTTAGACATCAACAAAACAATCAATGGTCGTATTTTCTTACCTTCTGCTTCAAAATAGTAACTTGTAACTCTGTTTAAAATTGGATGACCAGAACTAATTAAATCCATTACATGTTTTGCTAAATTGCTCATCTCGTTAGAGACAATTGAATTTGGATTCTTTAACATAATTGCAGGGGTGACCAATTTTGTCGCCATGGAAATAGCATCTGAAAAGATGGATTTATTTCTCTTGAAGGTCAATATCTGTGGTCGACTAGTGATATTTcttgaattattacaaataaatttgtcGAAAGATTTAAGAAATGATTTGCTAACCATAGAAGTACCAGCtttcatttcttcttttcttttaattttttttttttgaaatatatgcctatgtattatataaaatttatattgattatCCCTGTTATTCCAATTAACTTCCTGATAATACTTTTAAATCCTAAGTAGTATACCATATATAAAATGgttgataaaataaatatacaataCATAAAGatgttttaataataatccaaacaataattcattgataaCTAATGAATGAGAACAGTGATTTCAAAGGTCGATCTATCTATCTAGATACACATAATTGAGTCtttcttaatatttaaaaagttCATTACCTTTTGCCATTAGAATTCGGGTAAAGACGAAAACCTcacaattgaatatatattttaagagCAACagattttaattgtttgACGCCGTTTCACAAACACTCAACCACTACAAAATATgtgtataaatatatacaattaaGAACAATACAGTAACCACACCACAATGCAGATATTTTAATGCTAGCTGTAATTACACTTTTCAGAGTTCACAATGAGATTATCTTCCAACAATAAGCAACTGATCAACTACTGCGAGAGAGAAAGCAAGACAAAAAGATAGAAATAGAGGGACAATCATATAGTTGTATACAAATTGATGCAGTTGGTTAATTAGTAAAGAATAGTGGTATCTTTTACGAACTAAATAGTATCAAATTTCTtgtattataaatttagtTCGAATTTTTTCAACCAATTCATTGTTAAGACACTACGACAGTTTCTTGTTATtgtaaaaaaattttcttaCCAAAAAATGCCTTTGT comes from the Tetrapisispora phaffii CBS 4417 chromosome 1, complete genome genome and includes:
- the COQ1 gene encoding trans-hexaprenyltranstransferase (similar to Saccharomyces cerevisiae COQ1 (YBR003W); ancestral locus Anc_3.202) yields the protein MKAGTSMVSKSFLKSFDKFICNNSRNITSRPQILTFKRNKSIFSDAISMATKLVTPAIMLKNPNSIVSNEMSNLAKHVMDLISSGHPILNRVTSYYFEAEGKKIRPLIVLLMSKGLSKIPIEKRNPLRLDSADIPDDPVYSKLPENLTHKNSGNKSILLENPISSFSPLHILHGIKPVNPLTRGPEPLPQSSFDVENGILPKQRRLAEIVEMIHTASLLHDDVIDHSDTRRGKDSGNKAFTNKMAVLAGDFLLGRATVSISRLRNPEVVELMSNSIANLVEGEFMQLKNTSVDKNLTTINYGDVSKNIPPESKNLQNKVHDYRVSINPSEKVSHEEVIDTAFDYYLHKTYLKTASLISMACRSAAILSGVDKKVVDECFEFGKNIGICFQLVDDMLDFTVSKKALGKPSGADLSLGIATAPVLYAWKEDKSLGPLILRNFSEKSDVQVAVEAVKKYNGVEQTRKLAEKYRDMALSNLRTALPNSDSRAALEFLTNSILSRKK
- the DSF2 gene encoding Dsf2p (similar to Saccharomyces cerevisiae DSF2 (YBR007C); ancestral locus Anc_3.196), which encodes MPVITNDRSPLDDLGNGHFNKNDLIKDKSFKNNNMIAAQSLYSNANVSLMSFDTIATTERLLDKLDLSVDDEEILQQALIEEETKRNQSFKEFNAKGSVPASKFQSLRDVKKIPDQTVKPIENNNLEELSNIKLKNNGTVTSIQQHSISNNRYSYFVEEESDSEDTELNDYNLLQTIHINKNNDTNITNTTNNNKLLHNNNHFQNNIRNNYNRSDFNTNFNANNNNNNFNNHSFQIQDKKFSQNKRQPFQDSHNFPRNPSPGLYLPNHSMSAMTNNRNHYQQFNNAQNIPGQREKVRNVINFEKYRVQNNIQSHQGHNLPKSRSVHNQSTNNNFPSTQALHNLQQNTKPFHIFNKNTDPVIRPNKISNTSSQKTQRSQSFELNTSEALTKPISHSSADTIPTTPSKNQTNNNSILFSTETSASVNKSSPAATSLKLSSHSTYSDTEPDFKTHKKKSSFSLKNIFRSPKANKDKRASSELSEENTVLPLNREFLIDQGDTSISSPDKKNKFQFGGPLHMPKNLRLNKGNHKNKEGYSQHARSFSDYADTNLGRKHFENSVSKVQSNSDVYNKNGNDIRYFANPERKMSMEEQHLIVDLSTTNNKQSQSLKVNNNVTSNSETQSNVIDNALKLRNEGKVEESTEVLRLACFESNLTAFLLYGLALRNGYGVTVNYKQSLHYIKEATGILSFEEQVFEVDIDPIKLERESSVPDKIQEPQVPALYEYGIAYLKGYGFDEPNEQLGLKCLGKAASLGHVDSMCICGTIWSRSSYTRKRDLVKAAAWFRIAKSKGVDLVGSDWIYKDKYKEPSSI
- the SOK1 gene encoding Sok1p (similar to Saccharomyces cerevisiae SOK1 (YDR006C); ancestral locus Anc_3.195), which codes for MNTSTTASTAANPSTSNNANSASASGSSKGNPSSNDISASNSKSMSNRSSMVQHHPHQHIKKNSLRDYTDSIINININKNGCVTPTINVEREMETEDDNSTGAITNKRISATINADNNKINMSNNNNNNDNTRSDTSNAMSVSGNITVNNSNSSSSFFKPFDPQTGQFINNSEDVNISDSDIDMSNEDHEDDAYDNKLVQTSDANDNVDIEIELDDDVNSRTNQDIRINPEDNVGSADNEKNTIKGVTTIAESENESEQLLLDIKKISNNNKFRSQSLPITLHSSLRRLPTFVTSHPQSKSIPASTDPSSLNDNSVESSNLNRFNQAQNHSSLQGGGGVNKRKYNRSYRSILRATNKPAQTSHPSLLFKKSSPDATDSSSFVSSSSPHLPTFQTNSSKINIQNDIPSNTKNSLFFKTNNSHNHKLISYSNLDNLTLEERIDYIKSTSGPLPLPPINLQCLKEIDLQEIVKNPQLRHDIVFDPLLQFRPNLDGERGFKKTQLADKYWKDVENELYVYMRRPEVFDYNKTHLVPLFDTLRDVLLTTVPQKESDMINGILDTELTVQELIKGSLQLSNFSDWLAELLKHHCAPMRDPWVDKMNTKFKESEEEASLPKLIEALKLVFQILEAMKLDIANHQIRILRPALLSNAIEFEKQYFHPLMNSNKIDFKSSLNWFNSKVKESEAENSIKKDQLTVQENYRLCIRSIISLLSCRKMVRNYPTTLVFDHTRLILLRADLRQVVCLLICRLLFQQLVASDTTISPKSKEYINKEYPVNKLKSDILSIISDEHGNCRWTKNIMSISIHFCKVINDLNVRFINTQTQNSDSKISGDDNVSTTTNVNKLPTLDQNKINFAKSWLSKQTQPLSEVYGVLERRVFTALENTIYENAGCTLDGRVKQDFINFCNTNTTNDKKITSTTPNQQQKLSVAANTHNKKHLLAVTEISELENSYYHLYSIVNFHWSVFGNYYIESSNNTMKSAANLSKIK
- the RAD57 gene encoding putative DNA-dependent ATPase RAD57 (similar to Saccharomyces cerevisiae RAD57 (YDR004W); ancestral locus Anc_3.198), yielding MDLYDELPNSELLYLPEFTLILEASAQNNVTVMEFLMLNPNDLSRVLKRSINEVVKFKQILIRELEQQNEEKDKPVLLTELSKPVSFTTGDVEIDNLLGGGIYTHGITEIFGESSTGKSQFLMLLSLSVQLPLSLGGLNGKSVYITTEGDLPTERLKEIITSRPEFSNNNVSQSNIFTVGCNDLMTQEHIIKVQLPVLLEQNKDINLLIIDSISHHMRVELQSSSFKESHANRHYINELAEHLLFLAKKYSVAIVVANQVSDKILLTSTDSFSHEISDYDYQMGWIVGWKDSSIVYRQKLSESNVNNKNNLEDSAILSDDDDYMLVEREINKAMEINGIRVKQEFINNDKKSSKASNNNKEGLQNVEEGISKSFNAPKNNKIVKRKVDTHTPNLGLSWANHVSTRILLKKSYKASLLVTRGEAHLYKGNDPSAFWQVKRIMKIVFSTYTTNKELAYTISEKGIEYM